GCAACGGCGCGCTTGTTGCTATTCCATGCAATGAAATAGGGCGAATCGCTCCCGCCTTGACCGAAACTCCGCCCTGGTTCTCCATTCACAGGCGGCTCGACCTTGACCACATCGGCTCCAAGCCAGGCGAGGGCCTGGGTGGCTGCGGTACCCGCCTCCCATTGCGTCATGTCGAGAATTCGCATTCCATCGAGTGCCGGCATATTGATCTCCTTCAGTCTCTGAGGTGCGCGTGTTCGTTCAAGGTCACAACGCTGCGCTCGCCCGAACTGGCCGCGAGGAAGCGATTGATGCTGGTGTAGGTGGGATCGAAGAACATCGGATTGCCGACCACATTCATCACGTGACCAGCCCAGGTATTGATTACGCCCCCGTGACAGGAAACCGCTACGCGTTGTCGTGGATGGGCGGCGATGATTCCCTCGATGCTCTCGATCACCGTGCGCTGGAAGGCGGGCAGGTCGATCGCTGCGTACAATCCCCCCTGCACTGCTTCTTTCCAGGCGTCGTAGTCGCTCGCCTTCAGCTGTTCCAGCGGAATGTAGGTGTCGGCGTGCTGATCCATCTCCGCGACTCCGGCCTCTACCCGAAGCGACAACCCCTTGAGCCTGGCGAGCGGCTGTGCCGTTTCGAAAGCCCGCTTGAGCGGACTCGTGTAGAGCGCATCGATCTGCTCGGACTCCAGCCAATCCGCCACGCGCTCCGCCTGCTGGCGTCCGACTCCCGAAAGCGGAGGATCGGCTGGACGACCGTCTTCGTTCTCGATGCGCAACGGCAACCCGTGCCGGATCAAAATGAGTTCCATACCTGGGAATCTACAATGGACGGACCGGTCAGAGCGAGTCGGTTGCCGACAGGCTCGACCGGCCGCTGTTCAGACCTGGGGGGCCGTCGTCCGAAGAAGCACCCAGGGAGAAAGCGTGAAGATCGGAAAAAGCCAGGGCCCCTTCGCTTTGATCCTCGTCGCATTGTTCGGTTTACCGTTCGCGGCGGCCGGTCTGTTCGCGCTCTACCAGGCCAGCCAGATATCGGGTCCTCTCGGGAAATCTCTGGGCCTCGGAGCCATCGGCCTGGTCTTTTCAGTTCTGGGGCTCGGCCTGTCCCTGTTCTACCTGTGGCTGAGTCGGCAGAACAGCGCCATGCTCGCCCGCTATCCCGACCAGCCCTGGATGTTGCACAAGAAGTGGCGAGACGGCCGAATTTTCGGCTCCACGCGCACGGCGATGCTCGTCGCCTGGATGATGACGATCGTATTTGGCGCTTTCTCGATCCCTTTGCTCAC
This portion of the bacterium genome encodes:
- a CDS encoding histidine phosphatase family protein, producing the protein MELILIRHGLPLRIENEDGRPADPPLSGVGRQQAERVADWLESEQIDALYTSPLKRAFETAQPLARLKGLSLRVEAGVAEMDQHADTYIPLEQLKASDYDAWKEAVQGGLYAAIDLPAFQRTVIESIEGIIAAHPRQRVAVSCHGGVINTWAGHVMNVVGNPMFFDPTYTSINRFLAASSGERSVVTLNEHAHLRD